A window from Azoarcus sp. DD4 encodes these proteins:
- a CDS encoding FtsX-like permease family protein, with amino-acid sequence MMAPAISGTARLFVASLLRQRFATALSLLAIALGVALGLAVQLIHAAALDEFGRGSRLLAGEADLQIVGAADGFDEALYVALAQRADIAEASPVLEVDAKLPGHAEPLKLLGIDLFQAALVQPRLLPRPQHGADRLAALEEDALFLSAAARHELEALITDDTLVLQSGLSRRSLQIRGDVPGAEAGQRLAVMDIAAAQRHFERLGRLTRIDLRLADGVDPDALGAELRPLLPAGVSLRSPDATGGELAALSRAYRVNLTMLAAIALLTGGFLVFSTQFLSVARRRRELALLRALGMERGQLMRGLLLEGGTIGLLGAVLGVMLGHLLAAIAFRLLGGDLGAGYFQGVTPQLRWQGWSIAAYMALGVASGLAGTLLPARAAARIAPARALRAGEGEAELAMQARPRWRGVVLLLTAAALLCAAPPIGGIPLAGYVAVLLILCAAILALPGAAALTARLPCRGSDTVGRLVRARLAAAPGQAVVAGAGVVASVALASAMAIMVTSFRASVDDWLTRILPADLYLRASGSQASGHFDDAALARIARMPGVAAVDTVRALGLRLDEARPPVTLIARAVDGGWGLPLVAGSIRAPNGTDAPRAWLSEALADRFGKDVGDRLDLPLAGRMQPFVVAGIWRDYARQQGAIVIEQSAYRRITGDMRINDVAIRLATGTEAGELAGRLRALFGEDLVEIALPAEIRRVTLTIFDRTFLITYLMEAVAVVIGLFGIATTFAALATARRGEFGMLRHLGLTRAEVGRLVAFEGGLTATCGVAVGLAAGGGIAGVLIAVVNRQSFHWSMDLSVPVAVLALFAAALVLLAAVVARFAGARAMLGSAVQAVKEDW; translated from the coding sequence ATGATGGCGCCCGCCATATCCGGTACGGCGCGCCTGTTTGTCGCCAGCCTGCTACGCCAGCGCTTCGCCACCGCGCTGTCGCTGCTGGCGATCGCGCTGGGAGTGGCCCTGGGCCTTGCGGTACAGCTTATCCACGCCGCGGCGCTGGACGAGTTCGGCCGTGGCAGCCGCCTGCTTGCCGGCGAGGCCGATCTGCAGATCGTCGGTGCGGCCGACGGTTTCGATGAAGCGCTGTACGTCGCACTGGCACAACGCGCCGACATCGCCGAAGCCAGTCCGGTACTCGAGGTGGACGCAAAGCTGCCCGGCCACGCGGAGCCATTGAAGCTGCTGGGCATAGACCTGTTTCAGGCCGCCCTTGTCCAGCCGCGACTGCTACCGCGCCCCCAACACGGCGCGGACCGGCTCGCCGCGCTGGAGGAAGACGCGCTCTTCCTCAGCGCCGCGGCCCGTCATGAACTCGAAGCGCTCATCACGGACGACACCCTCGTCCTGCAGTCAGGCCTGTCGCGCCGCTCGTTGCAGATCCGGGGCGACGTGCCGGGGGCGGAGGCCGGCCAGCGCCTGGCCGTCATGGACATCGCTGCGGCCCAGCGTCACTTCGAACGCCTCGGACGCCTGACGCGCATCGACCTGCGTCTGGCCGATGGGGTCGATCCCGACGCGCTCGGGGCTGAGCTGCGCCCCTTGCTGCCCGCCGGCGTGAGCCTGCGCAGCCCGGATGCTACCGGCGGCGAGCTGGCGGCACTGTCGCGAGCCTACCGGGTGAACCTCACGATGCTGGCCGCCATCGCCCTGCTGACCGGGGGTTTTCTCGTGTTCTCCACCCAGTTCCTGTCGGTAGCGCGGCGACGGCGCGAGCTAGCCCTGTTGCGCGCACTGGGCATGGAGCGCGGCCAGCTGATGCGGGGACTGCTGCTGGAAGGTGGCACCATCGGCCTGCTGGGCGCCGTGCTGGGAGTGATGCTGGGCCACCTCCTCGCCGCAATCGCTTTCCGTCTGCTCGGTGGCGACCTCGGTGCCGGCTACTTTCAGGGCGTGACGCCACAACTGCGCTGGCAGGGCTGGAGCATTGCCGCCTATATGGCCTTGGGCGTTGCCTCCGGCCTGGCCGGTACGCTGCTGCCGGCACGGGCAGCGGCCCGCATCGCGCCGGCACGTGCGCTGCGGGCGGGCGAAGGCGAGGCGGAGCTGGCCATGCAGGCGCGCCCGCGTTGGCGCGGCGTGGTCCTGCTGCTGACCGCTGCCGCGCTGCTTTGCGCCGCGCCTCCGATAGGCGGCATCCCGCTCGCCGGCTATGTCGCCGTACTGCTCATCTTGTGCGCAGCCATCCTTGCACTGCCCGGTGCCGCAGCACTGACGGCCCGTTTGCCCTGCCGCGGGAGCGACACGGTAGGGCGCCTGGTGCGGGCCCGCCTGGCCGCCGCGCCGGGGCAGGCGGTGGTGGCGGGGGCAGGCGTGGTGGCGAGCGTCGCTCTGGCCTCGGCGATGGCGATCATGGTGACGTCCTTCCGCGCCTCGGTGGACGACTGGCTGACCCGCATATTGCCGGCCGACCTCTATCTGCGTGCCTCCGGGTCGCAGGCCAGCGGCCACTTCGACGACGCAGCGCTGGCCCGCATCGCCCGAATGCCCGGGGTCGCCGCCGTCGACACGGTCCGCGCGCTCGGCCTGCGACTGGACGAAGCACGCCCGCCGGTCACGCTCATCGCCCGCGCCGTCGACGGTGGTTGGGGCCTGCCGTTGGTGGCCGGCAGCATCCGGGCGCCGAATGGCACCGACGCGCCGCGGGCCTGGCTGTCCGAAGCCCTTGCCGACCGCTTCGGCAAGGATGTCGGCGACCGGCTGGATCTTCCGCTGGCAGGCAGGATGCAGCCATTCGTCGTGGCGGGCATCTGGCGCGACTATGCCCGCCAGCAGGGTGCGATCGTGATCGAGCAATCCGCCTACCGACGCATCACGGGAGACATGCGCATCAACGACGTCGCGATCCGCCTCGCCACCGGCACCGAAGCCGGGGAGCTCGCCGGCCGACTGCGGGCGCTGTTCGGCGAAGACTTGGTCGAAATCGCACTCCCGGCCGAGATACGCCGCGTCACCCTGACGATCTTCGATCGCACGTTTCTGATCACCTACCTGATGGAGGCGGTCGCGGTCGTCATCGGCCTGTTCGGCATCGCCACGACCTTCGCCGCGCTTGCCACCGCGAGACGCGGCGAGTTCGGCATGCTGCGCCATCTCGGCCTGACCCGCGCCGAAGTCGGCCGCCTGGTCGCCTTCGAAGGTGGGCTGACGGCAACCTGCGGCGTCGCGGTCGGCCTCGCCGCGGGTGGTGGCATCGCAGGGGTACTGATCGCCGTGGTCAACCGCCAGAGCTTTCACTGGAGCATGGACTTGAGCGTGCCGGTGGCGGTGCTCGCGCTCTTCGCCGCAGCGCTCGTCCTGCTCGCGGCGGTGGTGGCACGCTTCGCCGGCGCGCGCGCGATGCTGGGCTCAGCCGTGCAGGCGGTAAAGGAGGACTGGTGA
- a CDS encoding ABC transporter ATP-binding protein produces the protein MIAISALVKTLPGTPPRRIFDRLALDVAAGECIAIVGESGVGKSTLLNCIAGLEDIDAGSIAIAGERVDTLNDDGRARLRRKHLGFVFQAFHVLPHLRLADNVAVPLWLQGRSAVTADTAAREMLERVGLGNRADDWPRTLSGGELQRVAIARALVHRPPVVLADEPTGNLDPARASEVLDLLLERIRAADAAGILVTHSRSAAQRADRVLQLGPDGLTDITDSLRP, from the coding sequence ATGATAGCGATCTCTGCCCTCGTCAAAACCTTGCCCGGCACGCCGCCGCGCCGGATCTTCGATCGCCTTGCGCTCGATGTCGCCGCCGGCGAATGCATTGCCATCGTCGGCGAATCCGGCGTGGGCAAGTCCACCCTGCTCAATTGCATCGCCGGACTCGAAGATATCGATGCAGGCAGCATCGCGATCGCGGGCGAGCGCGTGGATACGCTGAACGACGACGGTCGTGCCCGCTTGCGCCGCAAGCACCTCGGATTCGTCTTCCAGGCCTTTCACGTCCTGCCGCACCTGCGGCTTGCCGACAACGTCGCGGTGCCGCTGTGGCTGCAGGGTAGGTCGGCGGTCACCGCCGACACGGCTGCGCGCGAGATGCTGGAGCGCGTCGGGCTGGGCAACAGGGCAGACGACTGGCCACGCACGCTGTCTGGCGGCGAGTTGCAGCGTGTCGCGATCGCCCGCGCGCTGGTGCATCGGCCCCCGGTGGTGCTCGCCGACGAACCGACCGGCAACCTCGATCCGGCCCGTGCCAGCGAAGTGCTCGACCTGCTGCTCGAACGCATCCGTGCGGCCGACGCTGCCGGCATCCTGGTTACCCATTCCCGCAGCGCGGCGCAGCGTGCCGACCGGGTGCTGCAACTCGGCCCCGACGGGCTGACCGACATTACGGACTCCCTGCGCCCATGA
- the hpnC gene encoding squalene synthase HpnC, which produces MPVDHYENFPVASLLMPARLREPVEAIYAFARSADDVADEGDAPAVARLARLNDYRLALNAIGRGDAVADAVNDAALRPLFGRLARNIHRFDLPLQLFRDLLDAFSQDVGKTRYADFAELQDYCRRSANPVGRLLLHLYGEATPDKLRMSDAICTSLQLINFWQDVGIDWRKQRIYLPQDSMARFGVVADDIDAQRCDERWRALLAFEVQRARAMMLSGAPLARQLPGRLGWELRLIVLGGLRILERIEAAGYDVFRARPTLGKGDWARLVSRALLFRITA; this is translated from the coding sequence ATGCCTGTCGACCACTACGAGAATTTTCCTGTCGCTTCCCTGCTGATGCCCGCCCGCCTGCGCGAACCGGTGGAGGCGATCTATGCCTTTGCCCGCAGCGCGGACGACGTGGCCGACGAAGGCGATGCGCCGGCGGTGGCACGGCTTGCCCGCCTCAACGACTACCGCCTGGCGCTGAACGCGATCGGCCGCGGCGACGCGGTCGCCGATGCGGTGAATGACGCCGCCCTGCGCCCGCTGTTCGGGCGGCTTGCCCGCAACATCCACCGCTTCGATCTGCCGCTGCAGCTCTTTCGCGATCTGCTCGACGCTTTCAGCCAGGACGTGGGCAAGACGCGCTACGCCGATTTCGCCGAATTGCAGGACTACTGCAGGCGGTCGGCCAATCCCGTCGGCCGCCTCCTGCTGCACCTGTACGGCGAGGCCACGCCGGACAAGCTGCGGATGTCGGATGCGATCTGCACCAGCCTGCAGCTGATCAATTTCTGGCAGGACGTCGGTATCGACTGGCGCAAACAGCGCATCTACCTGCCACAGGATTCCATGGCCCGCTTCGGTGTGGTCGCCGACGACATCGATGCGCAACGCTGCGACGAGCGCTGGCGCGCCCTGCTTGCCTTCGAGGTGCAACGTGCGCGCGCGATGATGCTTTCCGGCGCGCCGCTCGCCCGCCAGTTGCCGGGCCGGCTCGGCTGGGAGCTGCGGCTGATCGTGCTGGGCGGGTTGCGCATCCTCGAACGCATCGAAGCGGCCGGCTACGACGTATTCCGGGCGCGCCCGACCTTGGGCAAGGGCGACTGGGCCCGGCTCGTGTCGCGTGCCCTCCTCTTCCGGATCACTGCATGA
- the hpnD gene encoding presqualene diphosphate synthase HpnD produces the protein MNPHDYCQEKAAKSGSSFYYSFMFLPAERRQAITALYAFCREVDDVVDECHDVSLAYTKLDWWRQEVARAFGGTPTHPVGFALQDVSKSFSLPPEQLLEIIDGMAMDLSQSRYLDFKGLQLYCYRVASVVGLLAAEIFGYSDRQTLKYAHDLGLAFQLTNIIRDVGEDARRGRIYLPIEDLQRFKVPASEILEACYSDRFEALMAFQAERAVQYYDQAFAQLPPADRKSQRPGLVMAAIYRALLDEIRRDGYKVLDRRTSLTPLRKVWLAGWTWMKG, from the coding sequence ATGAATCCTCACGACTACTGCCAGGAAAAGGCAGCCAAGAGCGGCTCCAGCTTCTACTACAGCTTCATGTTCCTGCCGGCCGAGCGGCGGCAGGCGATCACCGCCTTGTATGCCTTCTGCCGCGAGGTGGACGACGTGGTGGACGAATGCCACGACGTTTCGCTCGCCTACACCAAGCTCGACTGGTGGCGGCAGGAAGTGGCACGCGCCTTCGGTGGCACACCGACGCATCCGGTCGGTTTCGCGTTGCAGGACGTGAGCAAGTCGTTCAGCCTGCCGCCCGAGCAACTGCTCGAGATCATCGACGGCATGGCGATGGATCTCAGCCAGTCGCGCTACCTCGATTTCAAGGGACTGCAGCTCTACTGCTACCGCGTCGCCAGCGTCGTCGGCTTGCTGGCCGCCGAGATCTTCGGCTACAGCGATCGCCAGACGCTGAAGTACGCGCATGATCTCGGCCTCGCTTTCCAGCTCACCAACATCATCCGCGACGTCGGCGAGGATGCGCGCCGTGGTCGCATCTACCTGCCGATCGAGGATCTGCAGCGCTTCAAGGTGCCGGCCAGCGAAATCCTCGAAGCGTGCTATTCCGACCGCTTCGAGGCACTGATGGCTTTCCAGGCCGAGCGCGCCGTCCAGTACTACGACCAGGCTTTCGCCCAGTTGCCCCCGGCGGATCGCAAGAGCCAGCGGCCCGGCCTGGTGATGGCGGCAATCTATCGTGCCCTGCTCGACGAGATCCGCCGCGACGGTTACAAGGTGCTCGACCGCCGTACCTCGCTGACGCCGCTGCGCAAGGTCTGGCTGGCCGGCTGGACCTGGATGAAGGGCTGA
- the hpnE gene encoding hydroxysqualene dehydroxylase HpnE yields MARQGVHVTVFERSHTLGGRARVVRKDGWEVDNGQHILVGAYTELTRLLRLTGGSPKQLARLPLTLHVPGRLHMRAAALPAPLHLAVGLLTARGLTWRDRLAMLRLMRWLKAQGYAPDPAMTVADMLRDTAQTSTLRELIWEPLCVAALNTPIAEASARVFAAVLRDSLASGAAASELLIPRVDLSELFPVPAARYLATRRGTLRTGNAIDGIQSGPDGFTLSGDPGRRPWSQVVIATAPYHAGALLASTGACDRLAAQLDALPHEPIVTVYLALGSGQHLPQPMIGLARGPAQWAFDRGMLGGSEGLIACVISASGPHEALPRDELILATHAQLEAELGRRLPKLEWSQVIVEKRATFACGPGVFRPDIRTPLPGLWLAGDYVESEYPATLESAVRSGVACANAILVRASR; encoded by the coding sequence CTGGCGCGCCAGGGCGTGCATGTGACCGTGTTCGAGCGCTCGCATACGCTGGGCGGACGGGCGCGGGTAGTGCGCAAGGACGGCTGGGAAGTCGACAACGGCCAGCACATTCTGGTCGGCGCCTATACCGAACTGACCCGCCTGCTGCGTCTGACCGGCGGTTCGCCCAAACAGCTGGCGCGGCTACCCTTGACGCTCCACGTGCCCGGCCGGCTGCACATGCGGGCGGCGGCTCTGCCGGCACCGCTGCATCTCGCGGTCGGCCTGCTGACCGCGCGCGGCCTGACATGGCGCGACAGGCTCGCGATGCTGCGCTTGATGCGCTGGTTGAAGGCGCAGGGCTACGCTCCCGATCCGGCGATGACGGTGGCCGACATGCTGCGCGACACCGCGCAGACCTCGACCCTGCGTGAGCTGATCTGGGAGCCGCTGTGCGTGGCGGCGCTCAACACGCCGATAGCCGAGGCCTCGGCCCGGGTGTTCGCCGCGGTGCTGCGCGACAGCCTGGCGTCGGGCGCGGCCGCCAGCGAACTGCTGATCCCGCGGGTGGATCTGTCCGAACTCTTTCCGGTGCCGGCCGCCCGCTATCTGGCGACCCGTCGCGGCACCCTGCGCACCGGCAATGCCATCGACGGCATCCAGTCCGGGCCGGACGGCTTCACCCTCAGCGGCGATCCGGGCAGGCGGCCGTGGAGTCAGGTGGTGATCGCCACCGCGCCCTATCATGCCGGCGCCCTGCTTGCCTCCACCGGCGCCTGCGACCGGCTGGCGGCGCAGCTCGATGCGCTGCCGCACGAGCCCATCGTCACCGTGTACCTCGCGCTCGGCTCCGGCCAGCACCTGCCGCAGCCGATGATCGGCCTCGCCCGCGGGCCGGCGCAGTGGGCCTTCGACCGCGGCATGCTGGGCGGGTCCGAGGGCCTGATTGCCTGCGTGATCAGCGCCAGTGGACCGCATGAGGCGCTGCCGCGCGACGAGCTCATCCTCGCTACTCACGCCCAGCTCGAAGCGGAACTCGGCCGCCGCCTGCCCAAGCTGGAGTGGTCCCAGGTCATCGTCGAGAAACGCGCCACCTTTGCCTGCGGGCCGGGCGTGTTCCGCCCCGACATCCGCACGCCCTTGCCCGGTCTGTGGCTGGCGGGCGACTACGTGGAGTCGGAATACCCGGCAACGCTCGAATCGGCCGTACGCTCCGGCGTTGCCTGCGCCAACGCCATCCTGGTGCGCGCCAGCCGCTGA
- a CDS encoding M14-type cytosolic carboxypeptidase yields MKISSNFDAGTIEVLSLDDPQAIRLKLCADNAADFRQWFYFRLQGAAGTPVRLVFENAASAAYPDGWSDYRCVASYDRRNWFRIPTTRYEDGQLIVEHTPERNSVYYAYFEPYSHERHLDLLAWAEMSPYAEVHNLGSTVEARDLDMVVVGRPAPTRRRIWIIARQHPGETMAEWFVEGLLERLLDSADPVARRIREHATLYIVPNANPDGAFHGNLRTNAAGRNLNREWRTPDPDSSPEVFLIREAMERTGCDLFLDIHGDETLPYVFFSTAEEVPGFTAETAARQADFVAAFAAASPDFQQEHGYMPGRFGEELLTLASKWVAHRFGCVSLTLEMPFKDNANLPDGQVGWNGARSKRLGAAMLNAILKHVAG; encoded by the coding sequence ATGAAGATCAGTTCCAACTTCGACGCGGGTACGATCGAGGTGCTGAGCCTGGATGATCCCCAGGCAATCCGGCTGAAGCTGTGCGCCGACAATGCGGCGGATTTCCGCCAGTGGTTCTATTTCCGCCTGCAGGGAGCTGCCGGCACACCGGTTCGGCTGGTGTTCGAGAACGCCGCCAGCGCGGCGTACCCCGATGGCTGGTCGGACTACCGCTGCGTGGCATCCTACGATCGCCGCAACTGGTTCCGTATCCCCACGACCCGTTACGAGGATGGCCAGCTGATCGTCGAGCACACGCCCGAGCGCAACAGCGTCTACTACGCCTATTTCGAGCCCTATTCGCACGAACGCCACCTCGACCTGCTTGCCTGGGCGGAGATGTCGCCGTATGCCGAGGTGCACAATCTCGGCAGCACGGTCGAAGCGCGGGATCTGGACATGGTCGTCGTCGGCCGTCCGGCTCCGACACGCCGGCGGATCTGGATCATCGCCCGTCAGCATCCGGGCGAAACCATGGCCGAGTGGTTCGTCGAAGGCCTGCTCGAACGCCTGCTCGACAGTGCCGATCCGGTCGCGCGGCGCATACGCGAGCATGCAACGCTCTACATCGTGCCCAATGCCAACCCGGACGGCGCCTTCCACGGCAACCTGCGCACCAATGCCGCCGGTCGCAACCTCAACCGCGAGTGGCGTACGCCCGACCCGGATTCGAGCCCGGAAGTGTTCCTGATCCGCGAGGCGATGGAGCGCACCGGCTGCGACCTCTTTCTCGACATCCACGGCGACGAGACCTTGCCCTACGTGTTCTTCTCAACGGCTGAAGAGGTCCCCGGTTTCACCGCCGAAACCGCGGCGCGCCAAGCAGATTTCGTCGCTGCCTTCGCCGCCGCCAGCCCCGACTTCCAGCAGGAGCACGGCTACATGCCCGGACGTTTCGGCGAAGAACTGCTGACGCTGGCGAGCAAGTGGGTGGCGCACCGCTTCGGTTGTGTGTCGCTGACGCTGGAAATGCCCTTCAAGGACAACGCCAATCTCCCGGACGGGCAGGTCGGCTGGAACGGTGCGCGCAGCAAGCGTCTGGGCGCCGCCATGCTCAACGCCATCCTGAAACACGTAGCGGGCTGA
- the yaaA gene encoding peroxide stress protein YaaA, producing the protein MILVISPAKALDYETPPITATFTQPDFLDDAAELIDILQKCTPADIAGLMSLSDKLASLNVARYASWSRPFAPDNARQAVLAFNGDVYEGLSATTLADDDLAWAQEHLRILSGLYGVLRPLDLMQAYRLEMGTRLANPRGKDLYAFWGERITAELNRLLEKERDAGREPVLVNLASEEYFKSVKTRQLEGRLVSPVFEDWKDGRYKIISFYAKRARGLMSRYAIENRVDDVEALKAFDSEGYAFAADASDADSWVFRRRVA; encoded by the coding sequence ACCGCGACCTTCACCCAGCCCGACTTCCTCGACGACGCCGCGGAACTCATCGACATCCTGCAGAAATGCACACCCGCCGACATCGCCGGCCTGATGAGCCTGTCGGACAAGCTCGCCAGCCTCAATGTTGCCCGCTATGCAAGCTGGTCGCGCCCTTTCGCACCCGACAACGCCAGACAGGCAGTGCTCGCCTTCAACGGCGACGTTTATGAAGGTCTGAGCGCGACGACACTCGCCGACGACGATCTCGCCTGGGCGCAAGAACACCTGCGCATTCTCTCCGGCCTCTACGGCGTGCTGCGTCCGCTCGACCTGATGCAGGCCTACCGCCTGGAAATGGGGACGCGGCTCGCCAATCCGCGCGGCAAGGACCTCTACGCCTTCTGGGGTGAGCGCATCACCGCCGAGCTGAATCGCCTGCTGGAGAAGGAGCGCGATGCTGGCCGTGAACCGGTGCTGGTGAATCTCGCCTCCGAGGAGTACTTCAAGTCGGTCAAGACCAGGCAGCTCGAGGGCCGCCTGGTGTCGCCGGTGTTCGAGGACTGGAAGGACGGCCGCTACAAGATCATCAGTTTCTACGCCAAGCGGGCGCGCGGCCTGATGAGCCGCTACGCGATCGAAAACCGGGTCGACGACGTCGAAGCCTTGAAGGCCTTCGACAGCGAGGGCTACGCCTTCGCCGCCGACGCCTCCGACGCCGACAGCTGGGTGTTCCGCCGGCGCGTGGCCTGA